TGCTGCAAGTTGCACGCCCATCGCACGAACGTCGTCCACCAGGGCGTTATCGATAAGATTGGCTTCCCATAGTTCGACACTTCCTCCGAGCACCACATGGACGCCAGCCCCAAACTTGGTGCGCATCCAACCAACGGTCTCGACCAGGTCGGCTCGTTGTAGATCGTTTTGATCGACCTCGAGCAGCAGGAACCCGCTGGTCACTTCTCGTTCCAGCAGGGAGAACATTGCCGACACATGCTGCAGCATTCGCAGCGGTTTCTCCAAGACAGCCGTGTCGCGGAGGGGTTTGATTTCTTCGTGAGCTTGATATGCCTTGCGGAACAAGGGGCACCAGTAGCCGATGGTCTGCGAATCGGACAAGGTTTCGATCGGCGACAAGGCCGCATCGATCCGATTCAGCCCGGTCCACTGGTTGACGGTGCGTAAAGCTTGAATGAGTTGGTGGGGGTCTTCCGCTTTCCCGGCTGCTTGGGCCCGATCGTCCATCGCTAACGTTACGGTCTGACGCGTTGTTGCTGCGGATGGACAATGGAAATCGAACTCGAAGTCAGCGATCGATACGGTATCGCCGTCGACCAGGATATGTTCTTCGATTTGCTCGCCGTTGACGTAAACGCCATTCGTGCTGTGCAAATCGCGCAACAGGTAGCCGCTGCCGTGACGAACGACCTCGGCATGCTCACGCGATACTCGCCCTGATTCGACAGGCAAGTTGCAAGTTGCATTGCGACCAATTATGAACGGGAACTCGTCGATCATCGCTTTGGTTTGTTTGCCCGAAGCGTGATCGAGATACTCGAGAAAAATCGAGTCGTTTCCAGTTCTTGGAAGCACTTGGGTTTGCATGCGTCCTGACCCTGTTAAGCATTGAACTCGCCTGATCGTCGCAAAATAAGGTGCCCCGCGACGTTCATCGATATTGTTGGAAAAGGTGCCGCGTTGCGCTTTTTGCTTCGCTCGGCGGGGAAAAGCGGGTATGTGATACCCAAATCAACCATAGGTTATGAACGAAGAACGTGATTGGGAAATTTGCATTTCCATAGCGCAAAAACTTTCGCGGCATTTTTGGCACATCCAGAAAAAAGCAAAATCTATGTGGAAGCAAAGCAAATTCCCGAGCGAAATCGAACTATGTTTCCCATAGACGCGTGGGCGCTGGTTTGCGCACGGGTCGCTCATCTTCTCTTCTCGGGTAGCAGGTAGTTCCATGGTTGCACGCGCACTACGTATTGTTGTCGTATCGGAAGATCGTCAATATCTCCGCAATGGTTACGACTTCTTTGTTGCTTGCGGATACGAGGTCGAAACCCAGTGCGATACAATCTATCGCGAAACCGACCGATCGAAGAAGAACGACCTTCTGATCTACGATTACCTTGGCGGGCAGTCCAATTATCAACGAAACAACATCTACAAGATCGCCGTTGTCGCGGCCAATCGCCCCGATCACGTTCGCCAAGCGATTTCCGAAGGCGCCGACGATGTGGTCGTGCGTCCTGTAACGCCGGCGAAGTTATTGGTTCGCATCCGTGCCGCGGCTGCCATTCTGGAATCTCGAGTTACCCTGGCTCAGCAATTTGGACGCGATCCGCGCAATAACTACCCAGGCGAAGGCGCGTTTCTGGGAACCCTGCAACAAACCATCGAAGAGATCACCGTTCACGGCCACTGCGTCTGCGCAACGATGTTCTCGACGTCGACCGAA
The Blastopirellula marina genome window above contains:
- a CDS encoding FHA domain-containing protein; protein product: MQTQVLPRTGNDSIFLEYLDHASGKQTKAMIDEFPFIIGRNATCNLPVESGRVSREHAEVVRHGSGYLLRDLHSTNGVYVNGEQIEEHILVDGDTVSIADFEFDFHCPSAATTRQTVTLAMDDRAQAAGKAEDPHQLIQALRTVNQWTGLNRIDAALSPIETLSDSQTIGYWCPLFRKAYQAHEEIKPLRDTAVLEKPLRMLQHVSAMFSLLEREVTSGFLLLEVDQNDLQRADLVETVGWMRTKFGAGVHVVLGGSVELWEANLIDNALVDDVRAMGVQLAATGLDQVRPPIVSDAFEHVSYIGVSSSVLSGTSRSPAVANSIQEFITEVTAGGCKALAQTGPNSPDSQALMQMGFCAAVRFAS